A genomic region of Miscanthus floridulus cultivar M001 chromosome 3, ASM1932011v1, whole genome shotgun sequence contains the following coding sequences:
- the LOC136545214 gene encoding outer envelope membrane protein 7-like produces MGAVVTAVIAIAAVVLGWITIEMACKPCLETGRRAMDRALDPNYDPDSPTNANANATTGGAAPSTEPLLADLSASTAPPAKAI; encoded by the coding sequence ATGGGGGCGGTGGTGACGGCGGTGATCGCGATCGCGGCGGTGGTGCTCGGCTGGATCACCATCGAGATGGCCTGCAAGCCCTGCCTCGAGACCGGCCGCCGCGCCATGGACCGCGCGCTCGACCCCAACTACGACCCCGACTCCCCCACCAACGCCAACGCCAACGCCACCACCGGCGGCGCCGCCCCCTCCACCGAGCCGCTCCTCGCCGACCTCTCAGCCTCCACCGCGCCACCCGCCAAGGCCATCTGA